One Cynocephalus volans isolate mCynVol1 chromosome 7, mCynVol1.pri, whole genome shotgun sequence genomic region harbors:
- the ACOD1 gene encoding cis-aconitate decarboxylase, whose amino-acid sequence MLKSVTESFARVIHGLNVGHLTDHVIQRSKRMILDTLGVGFLGTSTEVFHKVSQYSKIYSSNISSTVWGQPDFRLPPAYAAFVNGVAIHSMDFDDTWHPATHPSGAVLPVLTALSEALPQSPKFSGLDLLLAFNVGIEVQGRLLHFSKEANDIPKRFHPPSVVGTLGSAAAASKFLGLSLTQSQEALAIAVSHAGAPIANAATQTKPLHIGNAARLGMEAAFLAMLGLQGNKEILDMKVGFGAFYANYCPKVLPSLDSHTWLLDQQDVAFKRFPAHLATHWVADAAASVRKHLVTDRALLPTDHIKRIVLRIPDVQYVNRPFPDSEHEARHSFQYVACATLLDGDVTVPSFHESQINRPQMRGLLRKVELEHPPDNLPSFNTLYCEISVTLTDGTTFTERSNTFYGHWRKPLSQKDLEEKFRTNASRTLSCNTVESLIKIVGKLEDLEDCSLLTTLLKGSSPLRHHTAFGEDQ is encoded by the exons ATGCTGAAG TCTGTCACAGAAAGCTTTGCCAGAGTGATCCATGGCCTGAATGTGGGACACCTGACAGATCACGTTATTCAGAGGAGCAAGAGAATGATTCTAGACACTCTGGGTGTTGGCTTCCTGGGAACCAGTACGGAAGTCTTTCACAAAGTCAGCCAATACAGTAAG ATCTACAGTTCCAATATATCCAGCACTGTCTGGGGCCAGCCAGACTTCAGGCTCCCACCCGCATATGCTGCTTTCGTTAATGGCGTGGCT ATTCACTCAATGGATTTCGATGACACGTGGCACCCTGCTACCCATCCTTCTGGGGCTGTCCTTCCTGTCCTCACAGCTTTATCAGAAGCTCTGCCTCAAAGTCCAAAGTTTTCTGGCCTTGACCTGCTGCTGGCTTTCAATGTCGGTATTGAGGTGCAAGGCCGGTTAttgcatttctccaaggaagccAACGACATACCAAAGAG ATTCCATCCCCCCTCAGTGGTAGGAACTTTGGGTAGTGCTGCTGCTGCATCCAAGTTTTTAGGACTTAGCTTGACACAGAGCCAAGAGGCTCTGGCTATTGCTGTTTCTCATGCCGGGGCACCCATAGCAAATGCTGCCACTCAGACTAAGCCCCTTCATATCGGCAACGctgccaggcttgggatggaagCTGCTTTTCTGGCAATGCTGGGTCTCCAAGGAAACAAGGAGATCTTGGACATGAAGGTAGGCTTCGGGGCCTTCTATGCCAACTATTGCCCCAAAGTCCTTCCAAGCCTAGATTCCCACACTTGGCTGCTGGACCAGCAGGACGTGGCCTTCAAGCGTTTCCCAGCTCATTTGGCCACTCACTGGGTGGCAGATGCTGCTGCATCTGTGAGAAAGCACCTTGTAACGGATAGAGCTCTGCTTCCCACTGACCACATCAAGAGAATTGTGCTCAGGATTCCAGATGTCCAGTATGTAAACAGGCCCTTCCCAGACTCAGAGCATGAAGCACGTCATTCCTTCCAGTATGTGGCTTGTGCCACGCTGCTCGATGGTGATGTCACTGTCCCATCATTCCATGAAAGCCAGATCAACAGGCCACAAATGAGAGGGTTGCTCAGGAAGGTGGAGCTGGAGCACCCTCCAGACAACCTGCCAAGCTTCAACACACTGTACTGTGAGATAAGTGTCACCCTCACGGATGGAACCACGTTCACTGAGCGCTCCAATACCTTCTATGGTCACTGGAGGAAACCACTGAGCCAGAAGGACCTAGAGGAAAAGTTCAGAACCAATGCCTCCAGGACTCTGTCCTGCAACACAGTGGAAAGTCTTATCAAGATAGTAGGAAAACTGGAAGACCTAGAAGACTGTTCTCTGTTAACCACTCTTCTCAAAGGATCCTCTCCACTGAGGCATCACACTGCATTTGGGGAGGATCAATGA